A single genomic interval of Haloterrigena salifodinae harbors:
- a CDS encoding flippase has protein sequence MSNDSAGIADLRSVADGASLHYLGTVVVNVVGFLLNILLTRLLGASVYGIYAYGTMILNAVLLFATVGTDVSITKYLSANQDDPAYQRRMLGLAYLTTIVGSLVTAAIVYTVAPTITAHTLEEPMLTIALRIFAIALPFQALGKIASSTVRGLEKPTEKTVIMVVGPTIRLVAVAAAVALGYSLLGIAAAFAVAAVMAALFGIGYSLSRTDLRPSGRFSRSETTEFYNFSAPLTLSKASSFLFKRVDVFMVGFLLASADVGIYNIAVLLAGVIAMPLAGFNQFFPPVASRLYSNEEYDTLESIYATVTRWSITASVAIALPLYVYRTEVLTLFGPEFVAGTLVVTLFIAGQLFNAAAGPANDLLTMTDHQYLVMGNHFVFGVCNVVLNYYFILEFGLIGAALATATVLATLNVVRVLEVWYLEGLFAYSLALWKPCVATAVSAVVMYGLRLYLGGTVVVFVGGAAGTAAFLGTLYLLGLDEQDIQIADEYLGLVS, from the coding sequence ATGTCGAACGACTCTGCCGGAATCGCCGATCTCCGCTCCGTCGCCGACGGCGCGTCACTGCACTATCTCGGCACCGTCGTCGTCAACGTCGTCGGGTTCCTGTTGAACATCCTGTTGACCCGGCTGCTCGGCGCCAGCGTGTACGGGATCTACGCCTATGGGACGATGATCCTCAACGCAGTGTTGCTGTTCGCCACCGTCGGGACCGACGTCTCGATCACGAAGTACCTCTCGGCGAACCAGGACGATCCCGCCTACCAGCGCCGGATGCTCGGGTTGGCCTACCTGACGACGATCGTCGGCAGTCTCGTCACCGCGGCGATCGTCTACACCGTCGCCCCGACGATCACCGCCCACACGCTCGAGGAGCCGATGCTGACGATCGCCCTCCGAATCTTCGCCATCGCGTTGCCGTTTCAGGCGCTCGGCAAGATCGCCTCGAGCACGGTTCGAGGCCTCGAGAAACCGACCGAGAAGACCGTCATCATGGTCGTCGGACCGACGATCAGGCTCGTCGCGGTCGCGGCCGCCGTGGCGCTCGGCTACTCGCTGCTCGGTATCGCGGCGGCGTTCGCGGTCGCGGCGGTGATGGCCGCGTTGTTCGGGATCGGCTACTCGCTGTCGCGAACCGATCTCCGACCGTCCGGACGCTTCTCTCGGTCCGAGACGACCGAGTTTTACAACTTCTCGGCGCCGTTGACACTCTCGAAGGCCTCGTCGTTCCTGTTCAAACGCGTCGACGTCTTCATGGTCGGCTTCCTGCTTGCATCGGCCGACGTCGGGATCTACAACATCGCCGTCCTGCTCGCGGGCGTGATCGCGATGCCGCTGGCCGGCTTCAACCAGTTCTTCCCTCCGGTGGCCTCGCGGCTGTACTCGAACGAGGAGTACGACACGCTCGAGTCGATATACGCGACCGTCACCCGCTGGTCGATCACGGCCTCGGTCGCCATCGCACTCCCGTTGTACGTCTACCGGACCGAGGTGCTCACACTGTTCGGTCCCGAGTTCGTCGCCGGGACGCTCGTCGTCACGCTGTTTATCGCCGGGCAGTTGTTCAACGCCGCCGCCGGGCCGGCAAACGACCTTCTGACGATGACCGACCACCAGTACCTCGTGATGGGCAACCACTTCGTCTTCGGCGTCTGTAACGTCGTCCTCAACTACTACTTCATCCTCGAGTTCGGGCTGATCGGCGCCGCGCTCGCGACGGCCACCGTCCTGGCGACCCTGAACGTCGTCCGCGTCCTCGAGGTGTGGTACCTCGAAGGGTTGTTCGCCTACTCGCTGGCGCTGTGGAAGCCCTGCGTCGCCACCGCCGTCAGCGCCGTCGTCATGTACGGACTCCGGCTGTACCTCGGCGGGACGGTCGTCGTCTTCGTCGGCGGGGCGGCCGGCACCGCCGCCTTCCTCGGGACGCTGTACCTGCTCGGGCTCGACGAGCAGGACATCCAGATCGCGGACGAGTACCTCGGACTGGTCTCGTAA
- a CDS encoding sulfatase-like hydrolase/transferase, with product MRNVVLLCLDSVRKDTFDACARRLDGRADLSYEQCRAASSWSAPSYASMVTGALPHEHGVHTHDPSVSGIDRSETLFGDLESHRALGVSTNVFAGSPYGFDAFFDEFVDVTEAYRFPEGADPVAVRSASDRSGPAVYLDFLRTALTHDRPLYSLANGVTGFLDTVSEDAPIPKLFDDGARAVTRTSRRLIDDTDGPFVLFGSFMEAHTPLRNLRAFDRSLHAASNAFTTADRTVWELMETPEEHREFLETRRELYGAAIDYLDRTIADFVDWVRANTARETTVVITADHGENQGYKCEDGLVRHKSSLSEGLLHVPLLVVNPPEGYPETESEFVSHLELPSLLAAMARDEVVDPTADRVVAEHVGMSAGPEPPDRLEYWDRLMRAAYDGSTKYVWDSLGSRREYELDRDRPCWQRRVGDESEAQGETDGSSGDELRWAVPDWATDRFETDAIESKRRALEDDDDGSTDDVDAGVQDRLEKLGYV from the coding sequence ATGCGAAACGTCGTTTTGCTCTGTCTCGACTCCGTCAGGAAGGACACGTTCGACGCGTGCGCCCGGCGGCTCGACGGGCGGGCCGACCTGTCGTACGAGCAGTGTCGGGCCGCGAGCTCCTGGAGCGCCCCGAGCTACGCCAGCATGGTGACCGGGGCGCTCCCGCACGAACACGGCGTTCACACCCACGACCCGTCCGTCTCCGGGATCGATCGCTCGGAGACGCTCTTCGGGGACCTCGAGTCACACCGGGCGCTGGGGGTGAGTACGAACGTCTTCGCCGGCTCGCCGTACGGCTTCGACGCGTTCTTCGACGAGTTCGTCGACGTCACCGAGGCCTACCGGTTTCCGGAGGGAGCCGATCCGGTCGCCGTTCGTTCGGCCAGCGACCGGTCGGGACCGGCCGTCTACCTCGACTTCCTCCGTACCGCGCTCACCCACGATCGACCGCTGTACAGCCTCGCCAACGGCGTTACCGGCTTCCTCGATACGGTCTCCGAGGACGCGCCGATTCCGAAGCTGTTCGACGACGGCGCGCGCGCCGTCACCCGCACCTCGAGGCGGCTGATCGACGACACCGACGGACCGTTCGTCCTGTTCGGTTCGTTCATGGAGGCCCACACCCCGCTTCGGAACCTCCGGGCGTTCGACCGATCGCTTCACGCGGCGTCGAACGCGTTCACGACGGCCGATCGGACCGTCTGGGAACTGATGGAGACCCCCGAGGAGCACCGGGAGTTCCTCGAGACGCGCCGCGAGCTGTACGGCGCGGCGATCGACTACCTCGACCGGACGATCGCCGACTTCGTCGACTGGGTGCGGGCGAACACGGCCCGCGAGACGACGGTCGTGATCACCGCCGATCACGGCGAGAATCAGGGGTACAAGTGCGAGGACGGACTCGTCCGCCACAAGAGCAGCCTCTCCGAGGGACTGTTACACGTGCCGCTGCTCGTCGTCAATCCGCCCGAGGGCTACCCCGAAACCGAATCCGAGTTCGTTTCTCACCTCGAGTTGCCGTCGCTGCTCGCGGCGATGGCCCGCGACGAGGTCGTCGATCCCACGGCCGACCGCGTCGTCGCGGAACACGTCGGCATGAGCGCCGGTCCCGAACCGCCCGATCGACTGGAGTACTGGGATCGGCTGATGCGGGCGGCCTACGACGGATCGACGAAGTACGTCTGGGATTCGCTGGGGAGCCGCCGCGAGTACGAACTCGATCGCGACCGCCCGTGTTGGCAGCGCCGCGTCGGTGACGAGAGTGAGGCCCAGGGTGAAACGGACGGCTCGAGTGGCGACGAACTGCGATGGGCCGTCCCCGACTGGGCGACCGACCGGTTCGAGACCGACGCGATCGAGTCCAAGCGACGGGCACTCGAGGACGACGACGACGGCTCGACCGACGACGTCGACGCGGGCGTACAGGACCGCCTCGAGAAACTCGGCTACGTCTAA